In Chitinibacter sp. SCUT-21, a single genomic region encodes these proteins:
- a CDS encoding polysaccharide biosynthesis protein — translation MLTKAIGLPRTVKSLIILAADFVLLPIALWTAIALRLDDWDYPMQFAWWLFFLPSVIAAPIFIRFGLYRAVIRYIEDKAVVTIAAAVTLATLGFVAALQLLQITGVPRGSVLIFWLLAMGIIVGSRFAARSLLRKLAPLSSERKSVLIYGAGSAGRQLAVALRTGQEYEPVGFVDDARDQQGLQIGGLAVLSNQQMREQIAAGQIDQVLLAIPSAPRARQIELVNQLEPLAVEVRILPGMADLVSGEVRLADAREVGVDELLGREPVPPNKELLARNIAGKVVMVTGAGGSIGSELCRQIIKNQPVALVLYELSEFALYSIEQELSHIIREQGLTIEVHPVLGSVQNSMRLAAIMARYQVQTVYHAAAYKHVPLVEFNITEGILNNAFGTRSAAAAAIEAGVESFVLISTDKAVRPTNVMGASKRMAELALQAYAQDPSVKTRFSMVRFGNVLGSSGSVVPLFRKQIAAGGPVKVTHPEINRFFMTIPEASQLVIQAGAMGGNGEVFVLDMGSPVRIVDLARRMIHLSGYRVRDEANPNGDIAIEFSGLRPGEKLYEELLIGDNVSGTEHPRIMKANESYLTRDEFEQIVADLGVACVANDARTIINILQRCVSGFKPDQDVRDHLYEFADQ, via the coding sequence ATGCTTACTAAAGCAATCGGTTTGCCGCGTACTGTTAAAAGTTTAATTATTCTGGCTGCAGATTTTGTATTGCTGCCTATTGCCCTTTGGACGGCAATTGCCTTGCGTCTGGATGATTGGGATTACCCCATGCAATTTGCGTGGTGGTTATTCTTTTTGCCATCTGTAATTGCCGCACCCATTTTTATTCGCTTTGGCCTGTATCGGGCGGTGATTCGATATATCGAGGATAAAGCCGTGGTCACGATTGCGGCAGCGGTTACGTTGGCGACTTTGGGTTTTGTTGCTGCGTTGCAGTTGCTACAAATTACTGGGGTTCCTCGGGGCTCGGTGCTGATTTTTTGGTTGCTAGCGATGGGGATTATTGTTGGCAGTCGTTTTGCTGCCCGTAGTCTGCTGCGCAAGTTGGCGCCGCTCTCTAGCGAAAGAAAATCCGTATTAATTTATGGCGCAGGCAGCGCTGGCCGTCAGTTAGCGGTGGCGTTGCGTACGGGGCAGGAATACGAGCCGGTGGGTTTTGTTGATGATGCACGGGATCAGCAAGGCTTGCAAATAGGTGGTTTGGCTGTTCTTAGCAATCAGCAAATGCGCGAGCAAATTGCTGCTGGACAAATTGATCAAGTTTTGCTGGCGATTCCATCTGCGCCGCGCGCTCGTCAGATTGAGCTAGTCAATCAGCTAGAACCTTTGGCGGTTGAAGTGCGCATATTGCCAGGAATGGCTGATTTGGTTAGTGGTGAAGTGCGCCTAGCCGATGCACGCGAGGTGGGGGTTGATGAGCTTTTAGGCCGTGAGCCGGTTCCACCTAACAAGGAACTACTGGCGCGCAATATTGCAGGCAAAGTGGTGATGGTGACGGGCGCGGGTGGTTCTATTGGCTCTGAGCTGTGTCGCCAAATTATCAAGAATCAGCCTGTTGCTTTGGTTTTATATGAATTATCCGAATTTGCGCTGTATTCAATTGAACAAGAGTTAAGCCATATTATTCGTGAGCAGGGTTTGACTATTGAGGTGCATCCGGTATTAGGCTCGGTACAAAATAGTATGCGCTTGGCAGCGATCATGGCGCGCTATCAGGTTCAGACGGTTTATCACGCTGCGGCGTATAAACACGTTCCGTTGGTCGAATTCAATATTACCGAGGGTATTTTAAATAATGCTTTTGGTACGCGTTCAGCTGCTGCGGCGGCGATTGAGGCGGGTGTTGAATCATTTGTGCTGATTTCTACCGATAAAGCGGTGCGCCCGACCAATGTGATGGGGGCCAGCAAACGCATGGCCGAGCTGGCGCTGCAGGCCTATGCGCAAGACCCAAGTGTAAAAACACGCTTTAGCATGGTACGTTTTGGTAATGTATTGGGCTCTAGTGGCTCAGTGGTGCCGCTATTTCGCAAGCAAATTGCAGCGGGTGGCCCTGTGAAGGTGACTCACCCAGAAATCAATCGCTTCTTTATGACGATTCCCGAAGCGTCGCAACTCGTGATTCAGGCTGGCGCAATGGGGGGGAATGGCGAAGTTTTTGTGCTCGATATGGGCTCGCCAGTGCGCATTGTTGATTTGGCACGCCGCATGATTCACCTGAGTGGTTATCGCGTTCGTGATGAAGCTAATCCGAATGGTGATATTGCGATTGAGTTTTCCGGACTGCGCCCTGGTGAAAAGCTCTACGAAGAGCTACTGATTGGTGATAATGTCAGTGGCACCGAACATCCGCGCATTATGAAGGCCAATGAAAGTTATTTAACTCGCGATGAATTTGAACAAATAGTTGCCGATCTGGGGGTGGCTTGTGTGGCGAATGATGCGCGCACAATTATCAATATTTTGCAGCGCTGTGTGTCGGGCTTTAAGCCAGACCAGGATGTGCGCGACCATTTATACGAGTTTGCCGATCAGTAG
- a CDS encoding glycosyltransferase has protein sequence MSCDFSLPRVAILLAVFNGEENIVEQIASLATQKHVRVKIFFSDDGSIDRSVEVISSRVSCDFEILPSMRSGCAGANFFRLIRDVNFSEFDYVAFADQDDIWDENKLIRAISALDEYKTDVYSSNVTAFWPDGRQMLINKAQSQKKWDHYFEAAGPGCTYVMPVLIASQLKKMIIDNVSEMKEIALHDWFIYAWARHNGLRWFIDPVPSMRYRQHAANVVGVNNGVSAAKSRFNKLRDGWYLNQIKLIASSIDALDVPPICWVANPSLLNKFKLILSVAKCRRRFRDRLGFIVFVMMLRKYE, from the coding sequence ATGTCGTGTGATTTTTCACTTCCTCGCGTTGCTATATTATTAGCTGTTTTTAATGGTGAGGAAAACATTGTAGAACAAATTGCATCACTGGCCACGCAGAAGCATGTCAGAGTTAAGATTTTTTTTAGTGACGATGGGTCTATTGATCGTAGCGTTGAAGTAATTAGTAGCAGAGTTTCGTGTGATTTTGAAATTTTACCAAGCATGAGGTCTGGTTGTGCTGGGGCCAATTTTTTTCGACTAATAAGGGACGTTAATTTTAGTGAGTTTGATTATGTTGCCTTTGCTGATCAAGATGATATTTGGGATGAGAATAAACTAATACGCGCGATTAGTGCGCTCGATGAGTATAAAACTGATGTCTATTCAAGTAATGTGACCGCTTTCTGGCCCGACGGACGTCAAATGTTGATTAATAAGGCGCAGTCGCAGAAAAAATGGGACCATTATTTTGAAGCTGCAGGTCCAGGGTGTACTTATGTAATGCCAGTTTTAATTGCTAGTCAATTAAAAAAAATGATTATTGATAATGTATCCGAGATGAAAGAAATTGCACTGCATGATTGGTTTATTTACGCTTGGGCGAGGCATAATGGCCTTCGTTGGTTTATTGATCCAGTCCCCAGTATGCGTTATCGGCAGCATGCCGCTAATGTGGTTGGGGTTAATAATGGTGTTTCGGCTGCAAAATCTCGCTTTAACAAATTGCGTGATGGTTGGTATTTAAATCAGATCAAGCTTATAGCATCTTCCATTGATGCACTTGATGTGCCGCCAATTTGCTGGGTTGCAAATCCTTCACTCTTGAATAAATTTAAATTGATTTTATCTGTAGCAAAATGTCGCAGGCGTTTTAGAGATCGCTTAGGTTTTATTGTTTTTGTTATGATGCTGCGAAAATATGAATAA
- the rfbC gene encoding dTDP-4-dehydrorhamnose 3,5-epimerase — MNVIDTAIPDVKIIEPKVFGDERGFFYESFNHAKFEEAIGREVKFVQDNHSKSVKGVLRGLHYQIQHPQGKLVRCTRGEVFDVAVDLRKSSPTFGKWVGVTLSEENKRQLWIPEGFAHGFVVVSEVAEFLYKTTDYWYPEFERSMLWNDLDLAIEWRLDGEPQLSVKDSTKASNFKSSEIFL, encoded by the coding sequence ATGAATGTGATAGATACAGCTATTCCCGATGTCAAAATCATCGAACCGAAAGTGTTTGGCGATGAGAGAGGCTTTTTTTACGAGAGCTTTAACCACGCTAAATTTGAGGAGGCGATTGGTCGCGAAGTGAAATTCGTGCAAGACAATCACAGCAAATCAGTCAAAGGCGTTTTGCGTGGCCTGCATTATCAAATTCAACATCCACAAGGCAAGCTAGTTCGCTGCACCCGTGGCGAAGTGTTCGACGTCGCAGTGGATTTACGAAAGTCTTCGCCGACCTTTGGCAAGTGGGTCGGTGTGACACTGAGTGAAGAAAATAAAAGACAGCTATGGATCCCCGAAGGCTTTGCGCATGGCTTTGTGGTGGTGAGTGAGGTAGCTGAGTTTTTATACAAAACGACAGATTATTGGTATCCGGAGTTTGAACGAAGTATGCTGTGGAATGATCTTGATTTAGCCATCGAATGGAGACTCGATGGCGAACCTCAATTGTCAGTGAAAGACTCAACCAAGGCGAGTAATTTTAAAAGCTCAGAAATATTTTTATGA
- the rng gene encoding ribonuclease G, translating into MKEQILVNITPQETRVATIEDAVVQDIHIERTAHRGLVGNIYLGLVKRVLPGMQSAFIEIGLERAAFLHIADVIQQRQNPNEVQRIERILHEGQAVMVQVIKDPIGTKGARLSTQISIAGRFLVFLPQDNHIGISQRIGDDAERDQLRKRMETLLPGDHCGYIIRTNADHASDEELRADIDYLNLIWADIKQSAQTKPAKSLLFQDLSLQLRVLRDMVTEEIETVHVDSRENFVRMTDFASRFVADVLPKIQHYSGERPLFELYGVEAEIERALSRRVNLKFGGYLIIDQTEAMTTVDVNTGGFVGTRSFDDTIFKTNLEATQVIARQLRLRNLGGIIIVDFIDMDNEEHKTAVIAELKKALARDRTKITVSGFTSLGLIEITRKRTRESLAHILCEPCPTCQGRGEVKTPQTICYEILREILREAKQFNASEYRILASQAVIDMFLDEESANLAQLVDFIGKPIYLQVETAYSQEQFDVVLV; encoded by the coding sequence GTGCTACCCGGCATGCAAAGCGCATTTATTGAAATCGGCCTAGAGCGCGCCGCATTTTTGCACATCGCCGACGTGATCCAGCAGCGCCAAAACCCCAATGAAGTGCAACGTATTGAGCGCATTTTGCACGAAGGCCAAGCGGTGATGGTGCAAGTCATCAAAGACCCGATCGGTACCAAAGGTGCACGCCTCTCGACGCAAATCAGCATCGCTGGCAGATTCTTAGTCTTTTTACCGCAAGATAATCATATTGGCATTTCGCAAAGGATTGGTGATGATGCCGAGCGCGACCAATTGCGTAAACGCATGGAGACGCTACTGCCAGGGGACCATTGCGGTTACATTATCCGCACCAATGCCGATCATGCGTCCGATGAAGAATTACGTGCCGACATCGATTACCTGAATCTAATTTGGGCCGATATTAAACAAAGCGCCCAAACCAAACCCGCTAAATCGCTGCTATTTCAAGATTTATCACTGCAATTGCGCGTATTACGCGACATGGTCACCGAAGAAATTGAAACCGTTCATGTAGATAGTCGCGAAAATTTCGTTCGTATGACCGACTTTGCCTCACGTTTTGTCGCCGACGTATTGCCAAAAATTCAGCATTATTCGGGTGAGCGCCCGCTGTTTGAACTCTATGGCGTTGAAGCCGAGATTGAACGCGCACTCAGCCGACGCGTAAACCTGAAATTTGGTGGCTATTTAATCATTGACCAAACCGAGGCAATGACGACCGTCGACGTCAACACCGGCGGCTTTGTCGGGACACGCTCGTTTGACGATACGATTTTCAAAACCAATCTGGAAGCCACGCAAGTCATCGCGCGCCAGCTTCGCCTGCGCAACCTAGGCGGCATTATCATCGTCGATTTTATCGATATGGATAATGAAGAGCATAAAACGGCGGTCATCGCAGAACTGAAAAAAGCGCTCGCGCGCGACCGCACCAAAATCACCGTTAGCGGCTTTACCAGTTTGGGACTGATCGAAATTACGCGCAAACGCACGCGCGAATCACTCGCCCACATCCTGTGCGAACCCTGCCCAACTTGCCAAGGTCGTGGTGAAGTCAAAACACCACAAACAATTTGCTATGAAATATTGCGCGAGATTTTGCGTGAAGCGAAGCAATTTAACGCCAGCGAATACCGCATATTGGCATCACAAGCGGTCATTGATATGTTTCTGGATGAAGAATCAGCCAACCTAGCGCAATTGGTCGACTTTATCGGTAAGCCGATCTACCTGCAGGTAGAAACGGCTTACTCACAAGAGCAGTTTGATGTGGTACTAGTCTAA
- a CDS encoding sugar transferase, with protein MLKRSFDFLLALILLLAFLIPILLVAILVKLTSKGPALYWSDRVGIRNEIFKMPKFRSMRTDTPAVATHLLADPKACLTPIGGFLRKSSLDELPQLWCILIGDMSFVGPRPALFNQDDLIALRTEKGVHELVPGLTGWAQINGRDELPIPVKVGFDVEYLQRRCFWFDLKIMFLTAVKVVRRDGITH; from the coding sequence ATGTTGAAGCGTAGTTTTGATTTTTTATTGGCGTTGATTCTGCTTTTGGCATTTCTTATTCCTATTTTGTTAGTTGCAATTTTAGTCAAACTAACTTCTAAAGGGCCCGCTTTGTATTGGTCTGATCGCGTTGGTATTCGGAACGAGATATTCAAAATGCCAAAATTTCGTTCAATGCGGACTGATACGCCAGCGGTGGCAACGCATTTATTGGCAGATCCCAAAGCGTGCCTAACACCGATTGGTGGTTTTTTGCGTAAATCCAGTCTGGATGAATTACCACAATTGTGGTGTATTTTGATTGGAGATATGAGTTTTGTGGGGCCGCGTCCTGCCTTGTTTAATCAGGATGATTTAATTGCATTGCGCACTGAAAAAGGCGTGCATGAATTAGTCCCCGGCCTAACGGGGTGGGCGCAGATTAATGGTCGTGATGAATTGCCAATACCTGTTAAAGTTGGCTTTGATGTTGAGTATCTACAGCGCAGATGCTTTTGGTTTGATCTGAAAATTATGTTTTTGACTGCGGTCAAAGTAGTGCGGCGAGATGGTATTACGCACTAA
- a CDS encoding SDR family oxidoreductase has protein sequence MNNIILITGANGFIGRALCSRLLQQKTFFRAVTRRGEGGGGAVGDIDETTDWSDALADVAVVVHTAARVHIMNDASLDPLAEFRKVNVDGTLNLARQAVAAGVRRFVFISSIKVNGEGTKLGQPFRADDIAAPLDPYGISKSEAEQGLLQLANDTGLEVVIIRPPLVYGPGVKANFASMMKWLCKGVPLPLGAVQNKRSLVALDNLVDLIWTCVQHPAAANQIFLASDGEDLSTTELLQRMAKASGVASRLIPVPMWMLQTGAALLGKSDMAQRLCGSLQVDISKARELLGWQPPVSVDEALLKTARAFLDRKHF, from the coding sequence ATGAATAATATTATCCTAATTACTGGTGCTAATGGTTTTATTGGCCGCGCTTTATGCTCTCGCCTCTTGCAGCAAAAGACATTCTTTCGAGCAGTTACAAGAAGAGGGGAAGGTGGGGGTGGGGCTGTTGGTGATATTGATGAAACAACCGATTGGTCTGATGCTTTGGCTGATGTTGCTGTTGTTGTGCACACAGCTGCACGCGTTCATATTATGAATGATGCCTCGCTCGACCCACTTGCAGAATTTCGAAAGGTCAATGTTGATGGCACTCTAAACTTGGCACGACAAGCAGTGGCGGCTGGCGTGCGCCGTTTTGTCTTTATCAGCTCGATTAAAGTCAATGGCGAAGGCACAAAGCTGGGACAGCCATTTCGTGCTGATGATATTGCCGCACCGCTTGATCCCTATGGCATCTCCAAATCTGAAGCAGAGCAGGGGTTGCTGCAGTTGGCAAATGATACGGGGCTGGAGGTGGTGATTATTCGCCCGCCTTTGGTCTATGGCCCAGGGGTAAAGGCTAATTTTGCATCAATGATGAAATGGTTATGTAAAGGGGTTCCGCTGCCTTTGGGGGCTGTCCAAAACAAACGCAGTTTGGTTGCACTAGATAATCTGGTTGATTTGATCTGGACATGTGTTCAGCATCCTGCGGCTGCTAATCAGATCTTTCTGGCTAGTGACGGTGAGGATTTATCAACCACTGAGCTATTGCAGCGTATGGCAAAAGCCTCGGGGGTTGCCAGCCGTTTGATTCCGGTGCCAATGTGGATGCTGCAAACAGGGGCTGCTCTGTTGGGTAAATCCGATATGGCGCAACGGCTTTGTGGCTCATTGCAGGTAGATATTAGCAAGGCGCGTGAATTATTGGGCTGGCAGCCGCCCGTCAGCGTGGATGAGGCATTGCTAAAAACAGCCCGTGCATTTTTGGACAGGAAGCATTTTTAA
- a CDS encoding glycosyltransferase family 2 protein: MSVYSVIVTFNPVIANVESLLRQLTEQVNGVVVVDNGSVNEVDLAACVAKFERVELMKLACNHGIAAAQNFGIRSAAASGAEYIVFFDQDSSIESGFVDELTLAFQATPPAKKVACVAPVFVDSRYGFYYPLIEVNKYGFRRKIEPSNKKELFNVSLVISSGSCISVDALKDIGGMNEDFFIDYVDTEWCLRAISNGYSIVIAPKAKMEHAIGDSSIKILFWRVPVHSAFRRYYRVRNSFYLLKLPHVPKVLALQEIFSSFVYQAILIFSTRSFSLYFRSWIVGVLDGILNRPKLTWKL, translated from the coding sequence ATGAGTGTTTATTCTGTTATTGTTACATTCAATCCAGTGATTGCCAATGTTGAATCTCTATTGCGGCAATTGACGGAGCAAGTAAATGGAGTAGTTGTAGTTGATAATGGAAGCGTTAATGAAGTCGACTTAGCTGCATGCGTTGCCAAGTTTGAGAGAGTAGAATTAATGAAGCTGGCTTGCAATCATGGTATTGCTGCCGCGCAAAATTTCGGAATACGTAGTGCAGCTGCTTCTGGGGCAGAATACATTGTATTTTTTGATCAGGATAGCTCGATTGAATCTGGCTTTGTGGATGAGTTAACTTTAGCTTTTCAAGCTACACCCCCTGCAAAGAAAGTTGCGTGCGTAGCCCCGGTTTTCGTGGATAGTCGGTATGGTTTCTATTATCCCTTGATAGAAGTAAATAAATATGGGTTTAGAAGAAAAATTGAACCGTCTAATAAAAAAGAACTATTCAATGTGAGTTTAGTCATATCCTCAGGTTCGTGCATATCTGTAGATGCTCTGAAGGATATTGGTGGTATGAATGAGGACTTTTTTATTGACTATGTTGATACTGAATGGTGTTTGCGCGCAATTTCTAACGGGTATTCTATCGTGATTGCGCCCAAAGCCAAAATGGAGCACGCAATTGGTGATAGCTCAATTAAGATTTTGTTCTGGAGGGTGCCTGTCCACTCTGCTTTTAGGCGATATTATAGAGTGAGGAATTCATTCTATTTATTGAAGCTGCCCCATGTACCAAAAGTATTGGCGTTGCAAGAGATATTTTCTTCTTTTGTATATCAGGCAATTTTAATTTTTTCTACAAGAAGTTTTAGCCTCTATTTCAGATCTTGGATTGTTGGTGTCCTTGATGGTATTTTGAACCGTCCGAAATTGACGTGGAAATTGTAG
- a CDS encoding flippase has product MSILKNSIWNVGGVIIPTLIAIPAMGVLARTLGVEAFGIFTIAYALIGYASIFDAGLSRAVVREVAIYRNSTEEICQTIGTSVVAVLVLSMFSSVLIFYSAFYLIDFLNVSPGLHDEVVHSFQLLALCIPTFLLVQVWLAYFEGAELFAELNVLKTIINSIVAISPLLCFFYGGGLHGAILGLIAGRFVSAIIVYSVTAYYLPSGRKKYSRLVLNRLVSFGGWITASNIISPIMVYFDRFVLSNLTGAQNVAYYTAPSDVVSRLLIIPGAIVKALFPRISKETSLFEYKKSLRHSYFAMLFACLCIVLPFFIFADKVLYYWMGWSDVADSVLVFRMLLIGFVFNALAHIPFTQIQARGHAKVTAIIHMFEVLPYLAMLYALVSSYGLVGAAFAWVIRVFFDCLLLNLFVRQFR; this is encoded by the coding sequence ATGAGCATTTTGAAGAATAGTATTTGGAATGTCGGCGGGGTAATCATCCCTACATTAATTGCGATTCCTGCTATGGGTGTGCTTGCTAGGACGTTAGGGGTCGAAGCATTTGGTATATTTACTATTGCATATGCGTTAATAGGTTACGCAAGTATTTTCGATGCTGGCTTGTCTAGAGCTGTAGTCAGAGAAGTTGCAATTTATAGAAATAGTACTGAGGAAATATGTCAAACGATAGGCACTTCAGTTGTGGCTGTTTTGGTTTTGAGTATGTTCTCGTCAGTGCTTATTTTTTATAGTGCATTTTATCTAATTGATTTTTTAAATGTTAGCCCCGGTTTGCATGATGAAGTTGTTCATAGTTTCCAACTTTTGGCTTTGTGTATTCCGACATTTTTACTTGTCCAAGTCTGGTTAGCATACTTTGAAGGGGCTGAGTTATTTGCAGAATTAAATGTTCTAAAAACGATAATTAATTCAATTGTTGCGATTTCCCCTTTGCTTTGTTTTTTTTATGGCGGCGGCTTACATGGTGCCATTTTAGGGTTGATTGCTGGACGCTTCGTCTCTGCTATCATTGTTTATAGCGTCACCGCTTATTATCTACCCAGTGGTAGAAAAAAATATAGTAGATTGGTTTTGAATCGATTGGTTAGTTTTGGTGGCTGGATTACAGCTAGCAATATTATTAGCCCCATTATGGTATATTTTGATCGGTTTGTGCTTTCAAATTTAACTGGAGCACAAAATGTGGCTTATTATACAGCGCCTTCTGACGTGGTTTCACGATTGTTAATTATTCCTGGTGCTATTGTTAAGGCCTTATTTCCGAGGATTAGCAAAGAAACCTCATTATTTGAATATAAAAAAAGTTTGCGCCATAGTTATTTTGCCATGTTGTTTGCTTGCTTGTGCATTGTTCTTCCATTTTTTATATTCGCCGATAAGGTTTTATACTATTGGATGGGGTGGAGTGATGTCGCTGATTCTGTGTTGGTTTTTAGAATGCTTTTGATTGGCTTTGTTTTTAATGCTTTGGCTCATATCCCATTTACTCAAATTCAGGCGCGTGGACATGCGAAAGTTACGGCAATAATTCATATGTTTGAGGTGTTGCCATATCTTGCAATGCTATATGCTTTAGTTTCAAGCTATGGGCTTGTTGGGGCTGCGTTTGCGTGGGTGATTCGAGTGTTTTTTGATTGTTTGCTCTTGAACTTGTTTGTTAGGCAATTCAGATAA